Part of the Nitrosopumilus piranensis genome is shown below.
GACAATCTAGATTAGATCAATTATTCGGGACGAATTACATTAAGTGTCATTGTACTCACAACTCTAGATAATTTTCTAATTGTCGCAATTGCTTTTTCAAATCCTTCTTGATTCTCTGTTTCTATTTCTGCAATTACATCATATGCCCCAAAAGTTAGATATGCATTGCTTACATCTTGCATCTGATTTAATTCATCTGCAATGTATTCTTCGGCCCCCAGATCACAATTTAATAAAATGAATCCTTTGTGCATTACTTTACCTTAAAATAATT
Proteins encoded:
- a CDS encoding Lrp/AsnC ligand binding domain-containing protein → MHKGFILLNCDLGAEEYIADELNQMQDVSNAYLTFGAYDVIAEIETENQEGFEKAIATIRKLSRVVSTMTLNVIRPE